From one Pseudomonas sp. B21-048 genomic stretch:
- a CDS encoding class I adenylate-forming enzyme family protein: MSREALLATLAESAQRTALLYGEQRCTYGELHAKVQQCLAWLVDQGIKPGDAVILNSDYGVSAVAALLAMYLNRNIVAPLVDLSERALLTLQGAARCQHRVEIVDDAWVHHAWAPQAADDSPAYYNALREKGRAGLVLLSSGSTGAPKAILHDLDDLIDTKLGKERKKPMSILMFLLFDHIGGLNSLFNTLAVGGCAVMPVDRAPEAICALIARHGVKVVPVSPTFLNLILMGRHHEQHDLSSVRLITYGTESMQQSLLKRVQQAFPKAKMLQTFGTSETGISATVSQSSASTFFKLADANTEFRIVDGELQLKTRSQFVGYLNQDTDNVTEDGWFRTGDLVEQNEEGYLRIQGRQKELINVGGLKVLPTEIEDVMLRSALIDDCVVYGMPNAITGQAVHMDVKATGFECKKALKQHVLEHLASCLEAYKLPVKVNKVDEIAFSNRFKKTRAVAS; this comes from the coding sequence ATGAGCCGCGAAGCCTTGCTGGCAACGCTGGCTGAATCTGCACAGCGCACGGCCTTGCTGTACGGCGAACAACGGTGCACTTACGGCGAACTGCATGCCAAGGTGCAACAGTGCCTTGCCTGGCTGGTCGATCAAGGTATTAAGCCGGGCGATGCCGTGATTCTCAACAGCGATTACGGCGTGTCTGCTGTCGCCGCGTTGCTGGCCATGTACCTGAATCGCAACATTGTCGCGCCGCTGGTGGATCTCAGTGAGCGTGCCCTGCTGACCTTGCAAGGCGCCGCACGCTGTCAGCACCGCGTCGAGATTGTCGACGATGCCTGGGTCCATCACGCGTGGGCACCGCAGGCAGCCGATGATAGCCCCGCGTACTACAACGCCCTGCGTGAGAAAGGCCGGGCAGGCCTGGTGCTGCTGAGCAGCGGCAGCACCGGCGCGCCCAAAGCGATCCTGCACGACCTGGATGACCTGATCGACACCAAGCTGGGCAAGGAGCGCAAGAAGCCTATGTCGATTTTGATGTTCCTGCTGTTCGACCACATTGGCGGGTTGAACTCGCTGTTCAACACTCTGGCAGTCGGTGGGTGCGCGGTGATGCCGGTTGATCGGGCCCCCGAGGCAATCTGCGCGCTGATCGCGCGGCATGGGGTCAAGGTGGTGCCGGTCAGCCCGACTTTTCTCAACCTGATCCTCATGGGGCGGCATCACGAACAGCACGATCTGTCGTCGGTGCGGCTGATTACCTATGGCACGGAAAGCATGCAGCAAAGCCTGCTCAAGAGGGTCCAGCAGGCGTTCCCCAAAGCCAAGATGCTGCAAACTTTCGGCACCAGCGAAACCGGTATCAGTGCGACGGTCAGCCAGTCCTCGGCCAGCACCTTCTTCAAGCTGGCCGATGCGAACACCGAATTTCGTATTGTCGACGGCGAGTTGCAGCTCAAGACCCGCAGCCAGTTCGTCGGCTACCTGAACCAGGACACCGATAACGTCACCGAAGACGGCTGGTTTCGCACCGGCGACCTGGTGGAGCAGAACGAAGAAGGCTACCTGCGCATCCAGGGGCGGCAAAAGGAGCTCATCAACGTGGGGGGGCTCAAGGTTCTGCCCACCGAGATCGAGGACGTGATGCTGCGCAGTGCGCTGATTGACGATTGCGTCGTGTACGGCATGCCCAACGCCATCACCGGCCAGGCTGTGCACATGGATGTGAAGGCCACAGGGTTCGAGTGCAAGAAGGCCCTCAAGCAGCATGTCCTTGAGCATCTGGCCAGTTGCTTGGAGGCCTACAAATTACCCGTCAAAGTTAACAAGGTCGATGAGATCGCCTTCTCCAACCGCTTCAAGAAAACCCGTGCGGTGGCTTCATGA
- a CDS encoding SDR family NAD(P)-dependent oxidoreductase, translating to MIILLTGTRKGVGKEAALYFLEQGHVVVGCSRGEGSIEHERYTHFCLDLNDASAVRKMIKHIRLNHAQLDVLINNAGEANMAPFQLTPAETVQGIFSSNVFGLMNVTREAVKLMQKNECPGVIVNISTVATHWAIPGQSIYAASKAAVEQLTRTLSKELSGFGIRVNNLVLPLYRSSLTRTLPQEIKQKMIERQTIARPCVFADLIGPLKFLISSQSAFVTGETLCLGGVQ from the coding sequence ATGATTATATTGCTGACAGGCACCCGCAAAGGTGTGGGTAAAGAAGCGGCGCTGTACTTTCTCGAACAGGGCCATGTGGTCGTGGGCTGTAGTCGTGGCGAAGGCTCAATAGAGCATGAACGGTACACGCACTTCTGCCTTGATCTGAATGATGCCAGTGCAGTAAGGAAGATGATCAAACATATCCGCTTAAACCATGCACAGTTGGATGTGCTGATCAATAACGCGGGTGAGGCGAATATGGCGCCGTTCCAGTTGACCCCGGCCGAAACGGTTCAGGGAATATTTTCCAGTAATGTTTTCGGGCTGATGAATGTTACCCGTGAAGCCGTCAAGTTGATGCAAAAGAACGAGTGCCCCGGTGTCATCGTGAACATCTCCACTGTGGCGACGCACTGGGCCATTCCTGGCCAGTCGATATATGCCGCCAGCAAGGCCGCCGTCGAACAACTGACACGGACATTGAGCAAGGAACTTTCCGGCTTTGGCATTCGCGTCAATAACTTGGTGCTGCCGCTGTACCGGAGCTCCTTGACTCGCACACTTCCTCAAGAGATCAAACAGAAGATGATTGAGCGCCAGACAATTGCCAGGCCGTGTGTGTTTGCCGACCTGATCGGGCCATTGAAGTTTCTCATCTCCAGCCAGTCGGCATTTGTGACCGGCGAAACCCTTTGCCTGGGCGGTGTGCAATGA
- a CDS encoding cation:proton antiporter, translating into MLFLQIVFIILTAKVAGACLKKLGQPEVVGEMIAGFVLGPLVLGFFFPGAHHALFQGDAVTQLKVLSDLGILLFMFVVGAEFRMPEQRTPFAQGKVLLVAGCAIALPFALGIAITPLLYSTFAPVGTPHLGFNLFIATVFSVTAFPVLARILKERQMLDSEVGALSLMAAAVSDVCAWVLLAITAMSLQLDRQWQDLALRLCGLVALCAASFWCVRPLLSRWIAHLEGTNTLTLLAVLLCGALIYGSITEWLQVHAVFGAFLFGACLPRDQRLLNMLVERVEHIAVIVLMPSFFALAGLNTTAATFSGVGVNLLGLVLLVAIIGKLLGGALGARFAGYSTPVAMRVGVLMNARGLMELVVLKIGLDLGIIGKELFTLFVIMTVVTTVMTGPLLNVLDRLRLARQRLDMQ; encoded by the coding sequence ATGCTTTTCCTGCAAATCGTTTTTATAATATTAACGGCCAAGGTTGCGGGTGCCTGTCTCAAAAAGTTAGGGCAGCCGGAAGTGGTTGGCGAAATGATCGCCGGTTTTGTATTGGGCCCCTTAGTTCTCGGCTTCTTCTTTCCCGGCGCTCACCATGCACTGTTTCAGGGCGACGCTGTTACACAACTGAAAGTACTCAGTGACTTGGGCATTCTCTTGTTTATGTTTGTCGTCGGCGCCGAATTCCGAATGCCCGAACAGCGCACCCCTTTCGCTCAGGGCAAAGTGTTGCTGGTTGCCGGTTGCGCCATTGCCCTGCCCTTCGCTCTGGGGATCGCGATCACCCCCCTTCTCTACAGCACCTTCGCGCCTGTCGGCACCCCCCACCTGGGCTTCAACCTGTTCATTGCGACGGTATTCTCGGTCACTGCATTTCCGGTACTGGCGCGCATTCTCAAGGAGCGGCAGATGCTCGACAGCGAAGTCGGCGCCCTCTCGCTGATGGCCGCCGCCGTAAGTGATGTCTGCGCCTGGGTGTTGCTGGCCATCACGGCGATGAGCTTGCAACTTGATCGCCAATGGCAGGATCTGGCCTTGAGGCTGTGTGGCCTGGTGGCGTTGTGCGCAGCCTCTTTCTGGTGCGTCCGCCCACTGCTGAGTCGGTGGATCGCCCATCTTGAGGGCACGAACACCCTGACCTTGCTGGCGGTACTGCTGTGTGGCGCCCTGATCTACGGCAGCATCACCGAATGGTTGCAAGTACATGCGGTGTTCGGCGCCTTCCTCTTCGGTGCTTGCTTGCCGCGGGACCAACGGCTGCTGAACATGTTGGTCGAACGCGTGGAGCACATCGCGGTCATCGTGCTGATGCCCAGCTTCTTCGCCTTGGCCGGGCTCAATACCACCGCCGCAACGTTCTCCGGGGTCGGTGTCAACCTGCTGGGCCTGGTGCTGCTGGTGGCAATTATCGGGAAACTGCTGGGCGGTGCACTGGGTGCTCGCTTCGCCGGTTATTCGACACCGGTTGCCATGCGTGTCGGGGTGCTGATGAACGCCAGAGGCCTGATGGAACTGGTGGTGCTGAAAATTGGCCTCGACCTGGGGATCATCGGCAAGGAGCTCTTTACCCTCTTTGTCATCATGACCGTCGTGACGACGGTCATGACCGGCCCCTTGCTCAATGTGCTGGACAGGCTGCGTCTCGCTCGCCAAAGGCTGGACATGCAATGA
- a CDS encoding penicillin acylase family protein, whose amino-acid sequence MFKRIGVFLIAVLLICAAGVAIYLYGKQPQRQGLANLPGLQSPVNVHFDERGVPHIAAGSEPDAYRALGYVHAQDRLFQMEMLRRLARGELAAVLGSKLLPTDKLFRTLRIREQADWQVTHADHNSPAWQALQAYLEGINAYQLQAPGPVEFDLLGIEKRPFTAQDVYSVVGYMAYSFAAAFRTEPLLTYVRDTLGEPYLAIFDRSWNPNGALASQTLNAADWKSMAALARLSEQAVSNAGLPQMEGSNAWAISGQRTQSGKPLLAGDPHIRFSVPSVWYEAHLNAPGFELYGDYESLVPFALLGHNNDFAWTLTMFQNDDIDLIAETTNPDNPDEVWYQGHWVALKEEQQRIDVRDAESVVLRLRRSPHGPIINDALGENAPGRPIALWWSYLDGANPVVDAFYQLNRANTLDKARAAASLIKAPGLNVVYANAQGDIAWWAAAGLPKRGPQVTPDFILDGSTDQADKFGYYPFSANPHEENPARGYIVSANAQPVSPDGAVIPGYYNLSDRGQRLNQQLGLDGQWSIEKSKQLQLDTRTGYAQRVLQPLLPILRTAIEDPQQRQWLEGLAKWQGDYPLDSINATLFNQFLYDLNYGALHDELGDVMFQNLLATRVLDAALPRLAADEHSPWWKDRTQPGVQQRADVVVRAWNTSIAHLRDTLGNDSAQWQWGKAHHLTQMHPLGSQKLLAPLLNVGPYSVPGSHEVPNNFSAPLSAAPWSVTYGPSTRRVIDLAMPDKAVGILPVGQSGVPFNSHYQDQALPFVQGEYQALHFSPTDIARYTKSTLQLMPAPKVR is encoded by the coding sequence ATGTTCAAACGTATTGGCGTTTTTCTTATTGCAGTGTTGCTGATCTGCGCTGCCGGCGTCGCCATCTACCTCTACGGCAAACAACCGCAGCGCCAAGGCCTGGCCAATCTGCCAGGGCTACAGTCGCCGGTAAACGTGCATTTCGATGAGCGTGGCGTACCCCATATCGCTGCGGGCAGCGAGCCGGATGCATACCGTGCCTTGGGTTACGTGCATGCCCAGGACCGCTTGTTCCAGATGGAGATGCTGCGCCGTCTGGCCCGCGGCGAACTGGCCGCGGTACTGGGCAGTAAGCTGCTACCCACCGACAAACTCTTTCGGACCCTGCGTATCCGTGAGCAGGCGGACTGGCAGGTGACGCACGCCGATCACAACAGCCCCGCGTGGCAAGCCTTGCAGGCCTATCTGGAAGGCATCAACGCCTATCAGCTGCAGGCCCCAGGCCCCGTTGAATTCGACCTGCTTGGTATTGAAAAGAGACCGTTCACTGCACAGGACGTTTATAGCGTGGTCGGCTATATGGCCTACAGTTTTGCCGCGGCGTTTCGTACCGAACCCTTGCTGACCTACGTCAGGGATACTCTGGGTGAGCCCTACCTGGCCATTTTTGATCGCAGTTGGAATCCCAACGGCGCCCTTGCCAGCCAGACACTGAACGCTGCCGACTGGAAGTCGATGGCCGCGCTGGCGCGGCTTAGCGAACAGGCCGTGAGCAATGCCGGGTTGCCGCAAATGGAAGGCAGCAACGCCTGGGCCATTTCCGGCCAGCGCACGCAAAGTGGCAAGCCGCTGTTGGCGGGTGACCCGCACATCCGCTTTTCCGTGCCGTCGGTGTGGTACGAAGCCCACCTCAACGCACCCGGTTTCGAACTCTACGGCGACTATGAAAGCCTGGTGCCGTTCGCCTTGCTGGGACACAACAACGATTTCGCCTGGACCCTCACCATGTTCCAGAACGACGACATCGACCTGATTGCCGAAACCACCAACCCCGACAATCCCGATGAAGTCTGGTATCAGGGTCACTGGGTAGCCCTGAAGGAAGAACAGCAGCGGATTGACGTGCGTGATGCCGAATCCGTCGTGCTGCGCCTGCGGCGCTCCCCCCACGGCCCGATCATCAACGATGCGCTGGGCGAGAATGCCCCCGGCCGGCCCATCGCGCTCTGGTGGTCGTACCTGGACGGCGCCAACCCTGTGGTGGATGCGTTCTATCAACTCAACCGCGCCAACACACTGGACAAGGCCCGCGCGGCGGCCTCCCTGATCAAGGCCCCCGGGCTCAATGTTGTGTATGCCAATGCCCAAGGCGACATTGCCTGGTGGGCCGCCGCGGGATTGCCCAAGCGTGGCCCGCAAGTCACCCCGGACTTCATCCTCGATGGCAGCACCGACCAGGCTGATAAGTTCGGCTACTACCCGTTCAGTGCCAACCCCCATGAAGAAAACCCGGCCAGGGGTTACATCGTCTCCGCCAACGCCCAGCCCGTCTCACCCGACGGCGCGGTGATACCGGGCTACTACAACTTGTCCGACCGCGGCCAACGCCTGAACCAGCAATTGGGCCTGGACGGTCAGTGGAGTATCGAAAAGAGTAAGCAGTTGCAGCTTGATACCCGGACCGGCTATGCCCAGCGCGTGTTGCAACCTCTGCTACCGATCCTGCGCACTGCGATTGAAGATCCGCAACAACGACAGTGGTTGGAGGGGCTTGCGAAATGGCAAGGCGATTACCCGCTGGACTCGATCAACGCCACGCTGTTCAACCAGTTCCTCTATGATCTCAACTATGGCGCCTTGCACGATGAACTGGGCGATGTGATGTTCCAGAACCTGCTGGCCACCCGCGTGCTGGACGCTGCGTTGCCGCGTCTGGCTGCCGACGAGCATTCGCCCTGGTGGAAGGACAGGACACAACCCGGGGTGCAGCAGCGGGCTGATGTCGTCGTTCGTGCCTGGAACACCAGCATCGCGCATCTGCGCGACACCCTGGGCAACGACTCCGCGCAGTGGCAATGGGGCAAGGCGCATCACCTGACACAGATGCACCCGCTGGGCAGTCAAAAGCTATTGGCACCGCTGCTCAACGTAGGCCCTTACTCAGTGCCAGGGAGCCACGAAGTTCCGAACAATTTTTCCGCACCGCTGAGCGCGGCGCCCTGGTCGGTCACCTACGGTCCCTCGACGCGCCGGGTGATTGACCTGGCGATGCCGGACAAGGCGGTGGGGATACTTCCAGTGGGTCAAAGCGGTGTTCCGTTCAACAGCCACTATCAGGACCAGGCCCTGCCCTTCGTGCAAGGCGAATATCAAGCACTGCACTTTTCACCGACGGACATTGCCCGGTACACGAAAAGCACTCTGCAGTTGATGCCCGCACCCAAAGTTCGCTAG
- a CDS encoding glutathione S-transferase, which translates to MKLIGMLDSPYVRRVAISLDLMGVSFEHAALSVFSAFEMFSAINPAVKAPSLVLDDGTVLMDSTLIIDYFEALIPPGKKLMPQQAVPLAASLRILGLALAACEKTVQIVYEYKLRPEEKRHQPWLERVTGQLLAACREWEIQLVRGQPDVKSRPDQADITSAVAWSFIQLMVADVVRADDFQTLHAHAARLEGTELFKRYPQV; encoded by the coding sequence ATGAAACTTATTGGCATGTTGGATTCCCCCTATGTCCGCCGTGTGGCCATCTCGCTTGATCTGATGGGCGTCTCGTTCGAGCATGCCGCACTGTCGGTATTCAGTGCGTTCGAGATGTTTTCCGCGATCAACCCGGCAGTGAAGGCACCAAGCCTGGTCCTGGATGACGGTACGGTGTTGATGGATTCGACCCTAATCATCGACTACTTCGAGGCGTTAATCCCTCCTGGTAAAAAGCTGATGCCACAGCAGGCCGTGCCCCTGGCAGCTTCGCTGCGAATTTTGGGGTTGGCTTTGGCTGCCTGCGAGAAGACGGTGCAGATCGTCTACGAATACAAGTTGCGACCTGAGGAAAAACGTCACCAGCCATGGCTGGAGCGGGTAACGGGGCAATTGCTGGCAGCGTGCCGCGAGTGGGAAATACAGCTGGTGCGGGGGCAGCCCGACGTAAAAAGCAGGCCGGATCAGGCCGACATCACCAGTGCAGTCGCCTGGTCGTTCATTCAGTTGATGGTCGCCGATGTCGTCAGGGCGGACGATTTTCAGACGTTGCATGCTCATGCGGCACGGTTGGAAGGCACCGAGTTGTTTAAACGCTATCCCCAGGTTTGA
- the ggt gene encoding gamma-glutamyltransferase, whose translation MFSASHLSRYRLSAFSLIATALTLVACNAPPSSPSLPTLPAAPEIVSGYRINLQTRHASKHMAAAANSLAAEAGREMLREGGSAMDAAIAMQAVLTLVEPQSSGIGGGALIVLWDGKTVHTYDGRETAPAGATEKLFLQTDGKPMPFTQAQIGGRSVGTPGVLRVLELAHQKHGRLPWAKLFEPAIKLAEQGFAISPRLHQLIAADAFIPRSPDMAAYFLNADGSPKDIGTSLRNPALAAVFKRIAKEGPDALYKGPIAKEIVARVQGHTNPGSLSLNDLQGYKAMERTPLCTDYKRWQVCGMPPPSSGGIAVAQILGTLQALETRDPRFALAPLKPVRTGKPAGLEPAPEAVHLIAEAERLAYADRAQYVADTDFVPVPVKGLIDPSYLSSRAALIGERSMGQAKPGTPPGIQVAYAPDRSPLRISTSQVVAVDDAGGAVSMTTTVEAAFGSHLMVQGFLLNNQMTDFSFIPEENGQKVANRVGPGKRPRSSMAPTLIFDRQNGEFLATVGSPGGSQIIEYVAKSTIGLLDWNLDPQAAINLPNFGSRNGPTELEQGQFSPTLIQALKEKGHRVNEIDMTSGTQAIVQVKDAQGKRALDGGADPRREGEALGD comes from the coding sequence GTGTTCTCAGCCTCCCACTTGAGTCGCTATCGCCTGTCAGCTTTTTCGCTGATCGCCACCGCTTTAACTCTCGTCGCCTGTAATGCCCCGCCCTCTTCGCCTTCGCTCCCAACCCTGCCGGCCGCGCCGGAAATTGTCTCTGGTTATCGCATCAACCTGCAGACCCGGCACGCCTCCAAACACATGGCCGCAGCCGCCAACTCGCTGGCAGCCGAAGCCGGGCGCGAGATGTTGCGTGAGGGCGGCTCGGCGATGGATGCAGCCATTGCCATGCAAGCGGTGTTGACGCTGGTCGAGCCGCAATCGTCGGGTATCGGCGGTGGCGCGTTGATTGTGCTGTGGGATGGCAAGACTGTGCACACCTACGACGGTCGCGAAACCGCTCCGGCCGGCGCCACCGAGAAACTGTTTCTGCAAACCGATGGCAAACCGATGCCGTTCACCCAGGCACAGATCGGCGGGCGCTCGGTGGGGACGCCGGGTGTGTTGCGAGTGCTGGAACTGGCCCATCAGAAGCACGGTCGCCTGCCGTGGGCGAAGTTGTTCGAGCCCGCCATCAAGCTTGCGGAACAAGGCTTCGCCATTTCGCCACGACTGCATCAGTTGATCGCGGCAGACGCGTTCATACCGCGCTCACCGGACATGGCCGCCTATTTTCTGAATGCCGATGGCAGCCCGAAAGACATCGGTACGTCGTTGAGAAACCCGGCACTCGCCGCAGTATTCAAGCGCATCGCCAAGGAAGGTCCCGATGCCCTGTACAAAGGACCGATCGCAAAAGAGATCGTCGCCAGGGTTCAGGGCCATACCAACCCCGGCAGCCTGTCGCTGAACGACCTCCAAGGCTACAAGGCCATGGAACGCACGCCGCTGTGCACTGACTACAAACGCTGGCAAGTCTGTGGCATGCCGCCACCGTCATCGGGCGGGATCGCCGTGGCGCAAATCCTCGGCACCTTGCAGGCCCTGGAAACCCGCGACCCGCGCTTTGCCCTGGCGCCGCTCAAACCGGTCAGGACCGGAAAACCGGCGGGCCTGGAACCAGCCCCCGAAGCCGTGCACCTGATCGCCGAAGCCGAGCGCCTGGCTTATGCCGATCGCGCGCAGTACGTCGCCGACACCGACTTCGTGCCCGTGCCGGTAAAAGGTCTGATCGACCCGTCTTATCTGAGCAGCCGCGCCGCCTTGATTGGCGAGCGCAGCATGGGCCAGGCCAAACCTGGCACCCCGCCGGGCATTCAGGTTGCTTATGCGCCCGACCGCTCGCCGCTGCGCATTTCCACGTCACAAGTGGTGGCGGTCGATGACGCAGGCGGCGCTGTGTCCATGACCACCACCGTGGAAGCAGCGTTTGGCTCGCACCTGATGGTCCAGGGCTTTCTGCTCAACAATCAAATGACCGACTTCTCGTTCATCCCCGAAGAGAACGGACAAAAAGTCGCCAACCGCGTCGGACCGGGTAAACGCCCGCGCTCGTCCATGGCGCCCACGCTGATCTTCGACCGGCAGAACGGCGAGTTCCTGGCCACCGTCGGCTCCCCCGGCGGCTCGCAGATCATCGAATACGTGGCCAAATCCACCATTGGCCTGCTCGACTGGAACCTCGACCCGCAAGCGGCCATCAACCTGCCCAACTTCGGCAGCCGCAACGGCCCGACGGAACTGGAACAAGGGCAGTTCAGCCCGACGCTGATTCAGGCACTGAAGGAAAAAGGGCACCGCGTAAACGAGATCGACATGACCAGCGGAACCCAGGCAATTGTTCAGGTCAAGGATGCGCAAGGGAAAAGGGCATTGGACGGTGGGGCTGATCCGCGACGTGAGGGAGAAGCGTTGGGGGATTGA
- a CDS encoding methyl-accepting chemotaxis protein, with protein MTDANNKLYKVVKFATVITDQVNREQAVAEAADIAYSTSQQTDNSAQRGTTVVTQAVNVMRDLARHMQTAGEGIEALNEQSLVIGTIVKTIRGIAEQTNLLALNAAIEAARAGEQGRGFAVVADEVRQLASRTSQATDEIVGVVRQNQDMARNAVALMTDGKLQAEQGLALAAEAGTVIVEIQDGAQKVVNAVGQFANQLAI; from the coding sequence GTGACCGATGCCAACAATAAGCTCTACAAAGTGGTGAAATTCGCCACGGTGATTACCGATCAGGTCAATCGGGAGCAGGCTGTCGCTGAAGCCGCCGACATTGCCTACAGCACCTCGCAGCAAACCGACAATAGCGCCCAGCGCGGTACCACTGTTGTCACTCAAGCGGTAAACGTCATGCGTGATCTGGCCAGGCATATGCAAACCGCTGGCGAAGGCATCGAAGCGCTGAACGAGCAATCATTGGTCATTGGTACCATCGTCAAAACCATTAGAGGCATCGCGGAGCAAACTAATCTTCTGGCGCTCAATGCGGCCATCGAAGCGGCTCGCGCGGGTGAACAGGGTCGAGGTTTTGCCGTGGTGGCTGACGAAGTCCGGCAATTGGCCTCGCGCACCAGTCAGGCGACCGACGAAATTGTCGGCGTCGTACGCCAGAACCAGGACATGGCGCGCAATGCGGTGGCCCTGATGACCGATGGCAAACTCCAGGCGGAACAGGGGCTGGCGCTGGCGGCGGAGGCGGGCACGGTGATTGTCGAGATCCAGGACGGGGCGCAGAAAGTGGTGAACGCGGTTGGGCAGTTTGCCAATCAGTTGGCGATTTAG
- a CDS encoding SET domain-containing protein-lysine N-methyltransferase — protein sequence MRAHNQQKIPPPPSNGIYPFEELPLRLGFPSSDDFEILNNAEGSAIAVMALREFPRISRICRVSGHLLPYRNQHTRQLAPEIHVYDPRFCSLLSHSCDPNVFLDMSELWLWALKDIKKGDRLTMDFATTEDKLLRQFACRCGCPCCRGWIIGYDESPNASGEQFFQQWRRRSRR from the coding sequence ATGAGAGCCCACAACCAACAAAAAATACCCCCACCGCCATCCAATGGCATCTATCCCTTTGAAGAATTGCCCCTTCGCCTTGGATTCCCCTCCAGCGATGACTTTGAAATTCTCAACAACGCAGAGGGATCCGCAATAGCTGTCATGGCGCTGCGCGAGTTCCCCCGCATCAGCCGAATCTGCCGGGTTTCCGGGCATCTATTGCCCTACCGCAACCAACACACCCGGCAGCTGGCACCCGAAATCCATGTCTACGATCCGCGCTTCTGCAGCTTGCTGAGCCACTCCTGCGACCCCAACGTCTTTCTCGACATGAGCGAGCTGTGGTTATGGGCGCTCAAAGACATCAAAAAGGGTGATCGATTGACAATGGACTTCGCCACCACAGAAGACAAACTGCTGCGGCAGTTCGCCTGCCGCTGCGGTTGCCCGTGCTGCCGTGGCTGGATCATCGGCTATGACGAGTCGCCGAACGCCAGTGGAGAACAGTTTTTTCAACAGTGGCGTCGACGAAGTCGACGCTGA
- the can gene encoding carbonate dehydratase: MNELQDLIDNNERWADAITKEDPDFFAKLARQQTPEFLWIGCSDARVPANEIVGMLPGDLFVHRNVANVVLHTDLNCLSVIQYAVDVLKVKHILVTGHYGCGGVRASMQDRQLGLIDGWLRSIRDLYYEKRDELAKLSTEEERVDRLCELNVIQQVANVGHTSIVQNAWHRGQSLSIHGCIYGIKDGRWKSLNATISGFEQLPPQYRLRPVETL, translated from the coding sequence ATGAACGAATTACAAGATCTGATTGATAACAACGAGCGCTGGGCTGACGCGATCACCAAAGAAGATCCTGACTTCTTCGCCAAACTGGCCCGTCAGCAAACGCCAGAATTCCTGTGGATCGGCTGTTCCGATGCGCGTGTGCCGGCCAATGAAATCGTCGGCATGCTGCCGGGCGATCTGTTCGTGCACCGCAATGTGGCTAACGTTGTATTGCACACCGACCTCAACTGCCTGTCGGTGATTCAGTACGCGGTTGACGTACTCAAGGTCAAACACATCCTGGTCACCGGCCACTATGGTTGCGGCGGGGTACGCGCCTCGATGCAGGACCGTCAGTTGGGTCTGATCGACGGCTGGCTGCGCTCGATTCGCGATCTCTATTATGAAAAGCGCGACGAACTGGCCAAGTTGTCCACTGAAGAAGAACGGGTCGACCGCCTCTGCGAACTCAACGTGATCCAGCAAGTGGCCAACGTCGGTCATACCAGCATTGTGCAAAACGCCTGGCACCGCGGGCAGAGTCTGTCGATTCATGGTTGCATTTATGGCATCAAGGACGGTCGCTGGAAAAGCCTGAACGCCACCATCAGCGGTTTCGAACAGTTGCCACCACAGTATCGTTTGCGTCCGGTCGAAACCTTGTAA
- a CDS encoding serine kinase/phosphatase produces the protein MTDSRRPSDTVQPEPIDDEDRMGSVHELDFDEEESGARIGDLIPEHERTQKMPSERVREAGMTGASTDDHEPTDDDMSPENLIREDGARDAHEAGEGDQADWDLSIVDEDDIGGGNGLDEAEMARRDPMDGKR, from the coding sequence ATGACTGATTCACGACGGCCGTCCGATACAGTGCAACCCGAGCCCATCGACGACGAAGACCGCATGGGTTCGGTGCATGAACTGGATTTCGACGAGGAAGAGTCTGGCGCCAGAATTGGCGACCTGATCCCTGAACACGAACGGACGCAGAAGATGCCCAGCGAGCGCGTCCGTGAAGCCGGCATGACCGGGGCCTCGACCGATGACCACGAGCCCACCGACGACGACATGAGCCCGGAAAACCTGATCCGTGAAGATGGTGCCCGAGATGCCCACGAAGCGGGAGAAGGCGACCAGGCAGACTGGGATTTGAGCATTGTCGATGAAGACGATATCGGCGGGGGCAATGGGCTGGACGAGGCAGAGATGGCGCGGCGCGATCCAATGGATGGCAAGCGTTGA